The Pseudomonas sp. TH06 genome has a window encoding:
- a CDS encoding methyl-accepting chemotaxis protein yields the protein MFDSLSIRLKIVLLSGLCLLGVVALIVGMNIYQTNQNDELVSNSSSQMLTTSVENLLQAKAAEQAVRVQKTFGESLTVITALADQIKDMRVMAAKRSLEAGALREELNLSLKTAFERNDKVLGIWLAFEPNGLDGKDSEFVNDAARQSNEAGRFATYWSRAAGSALNTIMVEEDMTKTTLSLSGTPYNSWYTCPRDNKRTCLLDPYADTVGTKEMLMTTISVPLIVDGKAIGVVGVDIALDALQAAAVDSQRNLFNNAGHMLIVSGSGVLAADSSDAAKVGKKISDTLAADGKDVLQLLSTGTPKILEQGDLIRAVYPVDPIGNSRAWGVVIDLPKQVLLADSVKLQAVLDDAQETGVITALAVAVVAGLIGLLLIWLTASGVTRPINSVAEMLKNIASGEGDLTQRLNYGKQDELGELVNWFNRFLDKLQPTIAQIKQSISEARGTADQSSEIARQTSEGMQVQFREIDQVATASNEMSATAHDVANSASNAANAAKGADQSAKDGMSIIERSTRDINQLAEEVSKAVTEVEALAVNSEQIGSVLEVIRSIAEQTNLLALNAAIEAARAGESGRGFAVVADEVRNLAKRTQDSVEEIRVVIERIQTGTRGVVATMHSSQTQAHNNAGQIRQAVDALGKISDAVTVISDMNLQIASAAEQQSAVAEEVNRNVSAIRTVTETLTEQATESAAISSQLNALASQQMKLMDQFRV from the coding sequence ATGTTCGACTCTCTTTCCATTCGCCTGAAAATCGTTCTGCTCTCCGGTCTGTGTCTGCTCGGCGTGGTTGCGCTGATCGTCGGCATGAACATTTACCAGACCAACCAGAACGACGAACTGGTCAGCAACTCCAGCAGCCAGATGCTCACCACCAGTGTGGAAAATCTGTTGCAGGCCAAAGCTGCCGAACAAGCGGTGCGGGTGCAGAAAACCTTCGGCGAAAGCCTGACGGTGATCACCGCGCTGGCTGACCAGATCAAGGACATGCGCGTGATGGCGGCCAAGCGTTCGCTGGAGGCCGGCGCCTTGCGCGAAGAGTTGAACCTGAGCCTGAAAACCGCCTTCGAGCGCAACGACAAAGTGCTCGGCATCTGGCTCGCCTTCGAACCCAATGGTCTCGACGGCAAGGACAGCGAATTCGTCAACGATGCCGCGCGCCAGTCCAACGAAGCCGGGCGTTTCGCCACGTACTGGAGCCGTGCCGCTGGCTCGGCGCTGAACACGATCATGGTCGAAGAAGACATGACCAAGACCACCCTCAGCCTCAGCGGTACGCCGTACAACAGTTGGTACACCTGCCCTCGCGACAATAAGCGCACCTGCCTGCTCGATCCGTATGCCGACACCGTCGGCACCAAGGAAATGCTCATGACGACCATTTCCGTGCCTCTGATCGTCGACGGCAAAGCCATCGGCGTGGTCGGTGTCGACATTGCCCTCGATGCCCTGCAAGCGGCGGCGGTGGACTCGCAGCGCAACCTGTTCAACAACGCCGGGCACATGCTCATCGTTTCCGGCAGCGGGGTGCTGGCTGCCGACAGTTCCGACGCCGCCAAAGTCGGCAAGAAAATCAGCGACACCCTCGCGGCCGATGGCAAGGATGTGCTGCAACTGCTCAGCACCGGCACGCCAAAGATTCTGGAGCAAGGCGATCTGATCCGGGCGGTGTATCCGGTCGATCCGATTGGCAACTCGCGCGCGTGGGGCGTGGTCATCGATCTGCCGAAACAAGTGCTGCTGGCTGATTCGGTCAAGCTGCAAGCGGTGCTCGATGATGCTCAGGAAACCGGCGTGATCACTGCATTGGCCGTGGCTGTGGTGGCCGGTCTGATTGGCTTGCTGCTGATCTGGCTGACCGCTTCCGGCGTCACCCGGCCGATCAACAGCGTCGCCGAGATGCTGAAGAACATCGCCAGCGGTGAAGGCGATCTGACCCAACGTTTGAACTACGGCAAGCAGGATGAACTGGGTGAACTAGTGAACTGGTTCAACCGCTTCCTCGACAAGCTGCAACCGACCATTGCGCAGATCAAACAGAGCATCAGCGAGGCGCGTGGCACCGCCGACCAGTCTTCGGAAATTGCCCGCCAAACCAGTGAAGGCATGCAAGTGCAGTTCCGCGAGATCGATCAGGTCGCCACCGCGTCCAACGAAATGAGCGCCACCGCTCACGACGTCGCCAACAGCGCCTCGAACGCTGCCAACGCAGCGAAAGGCGCCGACCAATCGGCCAAGGACGGTATGTCGATCATCGAGCGCAGCACCCGCGACATCAATCAACTGGCCGAAGAAGTCAGCAAAGCGGTGACCGAAGTCGAAGCGCTGGCGGTCAACAGCGAGCAGATCGGTTCGGTGCTGGAGGTGATCCGCAGCATCGCCGAACAGACCAACCTGCTGGCGCTCAACGCGGCCATCGAAGCGGCGCGTGCCGGTGAGAGCGGTCGCGGTTTCGCCGTGGTCGCCGACGAAGTACGTAACCTGGCCAAGCGCACGCAGGATTCGGTGGAGGAAATCCGCGTGGTCATCGAGCGGATTCAGACCGGTACCCGTGGCGTGGTCGCGACCATGCATTCGAGCCAGACCCAGGCCCACAACAACGCCGGGCAGATCCGTCAGGCCGTGGACGCGCTGGGCAAGATCAGCGACGCGGTCACCGTGATCAGCGACATGAACCTGCAAATCGCCAGCGCCGCCGAGCAACAAAGCGCGGTGGCCGAAGAGGTCAATCGCAACGTTTCGGCGATTCGTACCGTGACTGAAACCTTGACTGAACAGGCGACTGAATCGGCAGCGATCAGCAGCCAGCTCAATGCATTGGCCAGTCAGCAGATGAAGCTGATGGACCAGTTCCGCGTGTAA
- the arcD gene encoding arginine-ornithine antiporter, whose translation MSQTTQKLRLGALIALVVGSMIGGGIFSLPQNMAARADAGAILIGWGITAIGMLTLAFVFQTLANRKPELDSGVYAYAKAGFGDYMGFSSAWGYWISAWLGNVGYFVLLFSTLGYFFPVFGQGNTPIAIGCASVLLWAVHFLVMRGIKEAAFINQVTTVAKIVPLIMFIVIAAVAFKADIFTRDIWGHSNPSFGGVMDQVRNMMLVTVFVFIGIEGASVYSARAEKRSDVGRATVIGFIGVLALLVLVNVLSLGIMSQPELATLQNPSLAAVLEHIVGPWGALLISIGLAISLLGALLSWALLCAEILFATAKDKTMPAFLKKENANHVPINALWLTNVMIQVFLLITLFSAGTYTSLIYLASSMILVPYLWSAAYAVLLSGRGETYEHASAERTKDLLIGGIALCYAVWLLYAGGVKYLLLSALLYAPGVILFAKAKHEQGEPLFTTVEKGIFTCVIIGAGLAAYGLYSGVLSL comes from the coding sequence ATGTCGCAAACGACGCAAAAGCTGCGCCTTGGTGCGTTGATCGCCCTGGTGGTGGGGTCGATGATTGGCGGGGGGATTTTCTCGTTGCCGCAGAACATGGCGGCACGGGCCGATGCCGGGGCGATTCTGATCGGTTGGGGCATTACCGCGATCGGCATGTTGACGCTGGCGTTCGTTTTTCAAACCTTGGCCAACCGCAAGCCGGAGCTGGACTCAGGTGTCTACGCCTACGCCAAAGCCGGGTTCGGCGACTACATGGGCTTTTCGTCTGCGTGGGGTTACTGGATCAGCGCGTGGCTGGGCAACGTCGGCTATTTCGTTCTGTTGTTCAGCACCCTCGGTTATTTTTTTCCGGTGTTCGGCCAAGGCAATACGCCGATCGCCATCGGTTGCGCTTCGGTGCTGCTGTGGGCCGTGCATTTTCTGGTGATGCGCGGGATCAAGGAGGCAGCATTCATCAATCAAGTGACCACGGTGGCGAAGATCGTGCCGTTGATCATGTTCATCGTCATCGCCGCCGTGGCGTTCAAGGCTGACATCTTCACTCGCGACATCTGGGGTCACAGCAACCCGAGTTTCGGCGGGGTGATGGATCAGGTGCGCAACATGATGCTGGTCACCGTGTTTGTGTTCATCGGCATCGAAGGCGCCAGCGTGTACTCGGCGCGGGCGGAGAAACGCAGCGACGTCGGCCGCGCCACGGTAATCGGTTTTATCGGTGTGCTGGCGCTGCTGGTGCTGGTCAACGTGCTGTCGCTGGGGATCATGAGCCAGCCGGAACTGGCCACCCTGCAGAACCCGTCGCTGGCGGCGGTGCTGGAGCATATCGTCGGGCCATGGGGCGCGTTGCTGATCAGTATCGGCCTGGCCATTTCCTTGCTCGGCGCATTGTTGTCGTGGGCGTTGCTCTGCGCGGAAATCCTCTTCGCCACGGCGAAGGACAAGACCATGCCGGCGTTCCTGAAAAAGGAAAACGCCAACCATGTGCCGATCAATGCGCTGTGGCTGACCAATGTGATGATCCAGGTTTTCCTGCTGATCACGCTGTTCTCGGCCGGTACATACACCAGCCTGATTTATCTGGCCTCTTCGATGATTCTGGTGCCGTACCTGTGGTCGGCGGCATACGCAGTGCTGTTGAGCGGACGCGGTGAAACCTACGAGCACGCCTCGGCCGAACGCACCAAGGATCTGCTGATCGGCGGCATCGCCCTGTGTTATGCGGTGTGGTTGTTGTATGCCGGCGGGGTCAAGTATTTGCTGTTGTCGGCGCTGCTGTACGCGCCGGGAGTGATTCTGTTTGCCAAGGCCAAACATGAGCAGGGCGAGCCGCTGTTCACCACGGTCGAGAAAGGCATTTTTACCTGCGTGATCATTGGCGCCGGTCTGGCGGCGTATGGTTTGTACAGCGGGGTGTTGTCGTTGTGA
- a CDS encoding CoA transferase, which yields MTDLLTSIQAALGLPHTPIPFTASGALPSAFAVTDLACASIAAAGQAISELLNQHTGRLPEVEVDRRLASFWFASSIRPTGWQVPPLWDPVAGDYATQDGWIRLHTNAPHHRAAAESVLGACADRAAMAAKVAQWASTDLEQAVVEAKGCAAEMRSWAQWQQHPQGMAVNAEPLVQFTHEQDENFKTWQGSVTQPMAGIKVLDLTRVLAGPTASRFLAGLGANVLRIDPPTWNEPGVVPEVTLGKRCARLDLHDPTDRSVFEQLLKDADILLHGYRADALEQLGFGAERRRQLAPGLIDVCLNAYGWSGPWQNRRGFDSLVQMSSGIADAGQRWKQADQPTPLPVQALDHATGYLMAASAITLLTERLRSGSGGSARLSLARTAKLLIEHGPGTDEALRAEDDRDQGLQVEQTPWGPAHRLQAPLTISGTPVQWALPATELGSHRPQW from the coding sequence ATGACTGATCTGCTCACGTCCATTCAAGCCGCACTCGGCTTGCCGCATACGCCGATTCCGTTCACCGCCAGCGGCGCCCTGCCCTCGGCGTTTGCCGTCACCGATCTGGCCTGCGCCAGCATCGCTGCTGCCGGGCAAGCCATCAGCGAACTCTTGAATCAGCACACCGGTCGCCTGCCCGAAGTTGAAGTCGATCGACGCCTGGCTTCGTTCTGGTTCGCCAGCTCGATCCGCCCGACTGGCTGGCAAGTGCCGCCACTGTGGGATCCGGTCGCAGGTGACTACGCGACTCAGGACGGCTGGATCCGTCTGCACACCAACGCCCCGCATCACCGCGCCGCCGCCGAAAGCGTACTCGGCGCCTGTGCCGACCGCGCGGCGATGGCAGCCAAAGTAGCGCAATGGGCCAGCACGGATCTCGAGCAAGCGGTGGTCGAGGCCAAGGGCTGTGCCGCCGAGATGCGCAGTTGGGCGCAGTGGCAACAACATCCGCAGGGAATGGCGGTGAATGCCGAGCCACTGGTGCAATTCACGCATGAGCAGGACGAAAACTTCAAAACCTGGCAAGGCTCGGTGACGCAACCAATGGCGGGAATCAAGGTACTCGATCTGACCCGCGTACTCGCCGGCCCGACCGCCAGCCGCTTTCTTGCCGGCCTCGGCGCCAATGTGCTGCGCATCGATCCGCCGACCTGGAACGAGCCGGGTGTGGTCCCGGAAGTCACCCTCGGCAAACGTTGTGCGCGGCTGGATCTGCACGATCCGACCGATCGCAGCGTGTTCGAACAACTACTGAAAGACGCTGACATTCTGCTCCACGGCTATCGCGCCGATGCCCTCGAGCAGCTCGGTTTCGGCGCCGAGCGCCGCCGGCAACTGGCGCCGGGGCTGATTGACGTCTGCCTCAACGCCTATGGCTGGAGCGGCCCGTGGCAGAACCGCCGCGGCTTCGACAGCCTGGTGCAGATGAGCAGCGGCATCGCCGACGCCGGACAGCGCTGGAAGCAGGCGGACCAACCGACGCCGCTGCCGGTGCAGGCGCTGGATCATGCAACCGGGTATCTGATGGCGGCGAGTGCGATCACGTTGCTGACCGAGCGTTTGCGCAGTGGAAGCGGCGGTTCGGCACGGCTGTCGCTGGCGCGTACCGCGAAGCTGTTGATTGAGCATGGGCCGGGGACTGATGAGGCGTTGCGGGCCGAGGATGATCGGGATCAGGGTTTGCAGGTCGAGCAGACCCCGTGGGGGCCGGCGCACCGGTTGCAAGCACCGCTGACGATCAGCGGGACGCCGGTGCAGTGGGCGTTGCCGGCCACAGAGTTGGGTTCACACCGACCACAGTGGTGA
- a CDS encoding biliverdin-producing heme oxygenase codes for MTTSEKALRSQRLNQITHEPHSKLDALVKAHAPFETRANFARFVVAQYLFQSELVDLYNNAELTTIVPDLPARCRAEAAKADLADLHTEVPAPVAGAVKNPGKARALGWIFVSEGSKLGAAFLIKRAVALELSETFGARHLGEPEGGRAEGWKRFVKTLDALEFSAEEEAEVEQGAIDAFNRFTVLLEQAYATEAEPA; via the coding sequence ATGACCACTTCGGAAAAAGCCCTGCGTTCACAACGCCTGAACCAGATCACCCACGAGCCGCACAGCAAGCTCGACGCTCTGGTCAAAGCTCACGCGCCGTTCGAGACCCGCGCCAACTTCGCCCGCTTCGTCGTGGCGCAATACCTGTTCCAGTCGGAACTGGTCGACCTGTACAACAATGCCGAACTGACGACGATCGTCCCTGACCTGCCGGCGCGCTGCCGCGCTGAAGCGGCCAAGGCTGATCTGGCGGATCTGCACACCGAAGTCCCGGCGCCGGTGGCCGGTGCGGTGAAGAACCCGGGTAAGGCCCGGGCATTGGGCTGGATCTTCGTCTCCGAAGGTTCGAAGCTGGGTGCGGCGTTCCTGATCAAACGCGCCGTGGCGCTGGAGCTGAGCGAAACCTTTGGCGCCCGTCATTTGGGTGAGCCGGAAGGTGGCCGCGCCGAAGGCTGGAAGCGTTTCGTCAAAACCCTCGATGCGCTGGAGTTCAGTGCCGAGGAAGAAGCCGAAGTGGAGCAAGGCGCGATTGACGCGTTCAACCGCTTCACTGTGCTGCTGGAACAGGCGTACGCCACCGAAGCCGAACCTGCCTGA
- a CDS encoding YbaN family protein: MPQPASSKLARLLFGLLAYVSLGIGLIAIVVPGLPTTEFILLAAWAATRSSPRLSAWLENHRLFGPILSNWRNGKIIARKAKVSATVSMLLCATLMLVMLDHGWPVYLAIVGMSMGNLWIWSRPESIPL, encoded by the coding sequence ATGCCGCAACCCGCCTCCTCAAAACTCGCCCGCCTGCTGTTCGGCCTGCTCGCGTACGTCAGCCTCGGCATTGGCCTGATCGCCATCGTCGTGCCCGGCCTGCCGACCACCGAGTTCATCCTTCTCGCCGCCTGGGCCGCGACCCGCAGTTCGCCGCGCCTGAGTGCCTGGCTGGAAAACCATCGTTTGTTCGGTCCGATTCTGAGTAACTGGCGAAACGGCAAGATCATCGCGCGCAAGGCCAAGGTCAGCGCCACGGTAAGCATGTTGCTGTGCGCAACGCTGATGCTGGTGATGCTCGATCACGGCTGGCCGGTGTATCTGGCAATTGTCGGGATGAGCATGGGTAACCTGTGGATCTGGTCGCGACCGGAAAGCATTCCCCTCTGA
- the arcD gene encoding arginine-ornithine antiporter, with protein sequence MSEAPGKLRLGALVALVVGSMIGGGIFSLPQNMAASADVGAVLIGWAITAVGMLTLAFVFQTLANRKPDLDGGVYAYAKAGFGDYMGFSSAWGYWISAWLGNVGYFVLLFSTLGYFFPVFGEGNTVAAVIGASVLLWAVHFLVLRGIKEAAFINLVTTVAKVVPLLLFVLIAIFAFKLDIFTADIWGVKNPDLGSVMNQVRNMMLVTVWVFIGIEGASIFSARAEKRSDVGKATVIGFITVLLFLVLVNVLSLGIMTQPELAKLQNPSMAAVLEHVVGHWGAVLISVGLIISLLGALLSWVLLCAEIMFAAAKDHTMPEFLRKENANHVPVNALWLTNAMVQIFLIITLFSASTYLSLIYLATSMILVPYLWSAAYALLLAVRGETYEGFAAERRKDLIIGGIALIYAVWLLYAGGVKYLLLSALLYAPGAILFAKAKLELKQAVFTNIEKLIFAAVVVGALVAAYGLYDGFLTL encoded by the coding sequence ATGTCTGAAGCTCCCGGAAAACTACGACTAGGTGCACTGGTTGCATTGGTAGTCGGCTCAATGATCGGTGGCGGGATATTCTCTTTGCCACAAAACATGGCCGCCAGCGCCGATGTCGGTGCAGTGCTGATCGGTTGGGCCATCACCGCCGTCGGCATGCTCACCCTCGCTTTTGTCTTCCAGACCCTCGCCAATCGCAAGCCTGACCTCGACGGCGGTGTCTACGCCTACGCCAAGGCCGGTTTCGGCGACTACATGGGTTTCTCGTCCGCCTGGGGTTACTGGATCAGTGCCTGGCTGGGCAACGTCGGTTACTTCGTTCTGCTGTTCAGTACCCTCGGCTACTTCTTCCCGGTTTTCGGTGAAGGCAACACGGTTGCCGCCGTCATCGGGGCGTCCGTGCTGCTGTGGGCGGTGCACTTCCTGGTGCTGCGCGGTATCAAGGAAGCGGCGTTCATCAACCTGGTGACCACGGTCGCCAAGGTCGTGCCACTGCTGCTGTTCGTACTGATCGCGATTTTCGCTTTCAAACTGGACATCTTCACCGCTGACATCTGGGGCGTGAAAAACCCGGACCTGGGCAGCGTGATGAACCAGGTGCGCAACATGATGCTGGTCACCGTATGGGTGTTCATCGGCATCGAGGGCGCGAGCATCTTCTCGGCCCGGGCGGAAAAACGCTCGGACGTCGGCAAGGCCACCGTGATCGGCTTCATCACCGTGCTGCTGTTTCTGGTGCTAGTGAACGTGCTGTCGCTGGGCATCATGACTCAGCCTGAGCTGGCGAAACTGCAGAACCCGTCGATGGCGGCCGTGCTTGAACATGTGGTCGGTCATTGGGGCGCAGTGCTGATCAGCGTCGGTCTGATCATCTCGCTGTTGGGTGCTCTGCTGTCGTGGGTCCTGTTGTGTGCGGAGATCATGTTCGCCGCCGCCAAAGACCACACCATGCCGGAGTTCCTGCGCAAGGAAAACGCCAACCACGTGCCGGTCAATGCCCTGTGGCTGACCAACGCGATGGTGCAGATTTTCCTCATCATCACCCTGTTCTCGGCCAGCACTTACCTGTCGCTGATCTACCTCGCCACTTCGATGATTCTGGTGCCGTACCTGTGGTCCGCGGCGTATGCCCTGCTGCTGGCGGTACGTGGCGAAACCTACGAAGGCTTCGCGGCCGAGCGGCGCAAGGATCTGATCATCGGCGGCATCGCCCTGATCTATGCGGTCTGGCTGCTCTACGCCGGCGGCGTCAAGTACCTGCTGCTTTCGGCTCTGCTTTATGCGCCCGGCGCGATCCTGTTCGCCAAGGCCAAGCTGGAACTCAAACAAGCGGTTTTCACCAACATCGAGAAGCTTATTTTCGCCGCGGTGGTCGTCGGTGCCCTGGTGGCAGCCTACGGTCTCTACGACGGCTTCCTGACTCTGTAA
- a CDS encoding DNA-3-methyladenine glycosylase 2 family protein, with the protein MRLSLEYQPPYDWAAMSGFLAARAVVGMETVVDGVYSRSIGLNGVHGTVSVGQGTADALEVALDFPDPASLPEIVARLRRMFDLDADLSLMQRHLARDPLLARLLAERPGMRVPGAWDGLELAFRAVLGQQITVVAAICLAGKLVAQYGVPLRSTIPGLTHVFPQADILAAADLAALGMPKSRGRTLSGVAQALLDDPSLFAPNREGGVARLLALHGIGDWTAQYIALRQLRDMDGFPTGDVGLLRALEVLEGQRPTARELSLRAEGWRPYRGYAAQLLWTSLSRAD; encoded by the coding sequence GTGAGGTTGTCACTTGAGTATCAGCCGCCGTATGACTGGGCGGCGATGTCGGGATTTCTCGCGGCGCGGGCGGTGGTCGGGATGGAGACGGTGGTCGATGGCGTTTATTCGCGCAGCATCGGCTTGAACGGCGTTCACGGTACGGTTTCGGTTGGCCAAGGCACCGCTGATGCGCTGGAGGTGGCGCTGGATTTTCCGGATCCAGCGTCGCTGCCGGAGATCGTTGCGCGGCTGCGGCGGATGTTTGATCTGGATGCGGATCTGTCGTTGATGCAGCGGCATCTGGCGCGAGATCCGTTGCTGGCGCGATTGCTCGCCGAGCGTCCGGGGATGCGGGTTCCCGGTGCGTGGGACGGTCTGGAACTGGCGTTTCGCGCGGTGCTTGGGCAGCAGATTACCGTGGTCGCCGCGATTTGCTTGGCGGGCAAACTGGTTGCGCAATATGGCGTGCCGTTGCGTTCAACGATTCCGGGTTTGACCCATGTTTTTCCTCAGGCAGATATTTTGGCGGCGGCGGATCTGGCCGCATTGGGTATGCCGAAAAGTCGTGGGCGAACGCTGTCGGGCGTGGCGCAGGCGTTGCTCGATGATCCGTCATTGTTTGCGCCGAATCGCGAGGGCGGGGTGGCGCGGTTGTTGGCGCTGCACGGAATTGGTGATTGGACGGCGCAGTACATTGCGCTGCGGCAGTTGCGTGATATGGATGGGTTTCCGACGGGGGATGTCGGGTTGTTGCGGGCGCTGGAAGTGCTGGAAGGGCAGCGGCCGACTGCGCGGGAATTATCTTTGCGGGCAGAGGGCTGGCGGCCGTATCGAGGGTATGCCGCTCAGCTGTTGTGGACGTCCTTGAGCCGGGCTGACTGA